The Corvus cornix cornix isolate S_Up_H32 chromosome 12, ASM73873v5, whole genome shotgun sequence genome includes a window with the following:
- the IP6K2 gene encoding inositol hexakisphosphate kinase 2, whose product MSPAFGAMEVEHYSKGVLLEPFVHQVGGHSCVLRFNDKTICKPLIQREHQFYETLPTEMRKFTPQYEGVVSVSFEEDEDGNLCLIAYPLNGDHDNLENLDNSDCEPKSKLLRWTNKKTMLLENEKMSKEWVRQHRKEEKMKSHKLEEEFEWLKKSEVLYYTVEKKGNVSSQFKHHNPWSMKCHQQQLQRMKENAKHRNQYKFILLENLTSRYEVPCVLDLKMGTRQHGDDASEEKKANQIRKCQQSTSAVIGVRVCGMQVYQAGTGQLMFMNKYHGRKLSVQGFKEALYQFFHNGKYLRRELFESVIKKLTELKSVLEKQESYRFYSSSLLIIYDGKERQEVAVDSDPEDLEDLSEESSDESAGAYAYKPTASTVDVRMIDFAHTTCKYYGEDSVVHEGQDTGYVFGLQNLIDIIKEIRDESSE is encoded by the exons ATGAGCCCAGCATTTGGAGCTATGGAAGTGGAGCACTATTCCAAGGGAGTCCTGCTCGAGCCTTTTGTCCACCAAGTTGGAGGACACTCCTGTGTCCTTCGGTTTAATGACAAGACCATCTGTAAACCCCTTATTCAGAGAGAACACCAGTTCTATGAGACTCTCCCAACAGAAATGCGTAAATTCACTCCACAGTATGAGG gtGTGGTGTCAGTGAGCTTTGAAGAGGATGAAGATGGAAACTTATGTCTAATAGCATATCCATTAAATGGGGACCACGATAACTTAGAAAACTTAGATAACTCTGACTGTGAACCCAAAAGTAAGCTATTGCGGTGGACTAACAAAAAGACTATGTTGTTAGAAAATGAGAAGATGTCTAAGGAATGGGTCCGGCAgcacaggaaagaggaaaaaatgaaaag TCACAAACTGGAGGAAGAATTTGAGTGGCTGAAGAAATCTGAAGTCTTGTATTACACTgtagagaaaaaaggaaatgtcagTTCTCAGTTTAAACACCATAATCCTTGGAGCATGAAATGTCACCAGCAACAGTTACAGCGGATGAAGGAAAACGCCAAGCACCGAAATCAATATA AATTCATTTTGCTGGAGAACCTGACGTCTCGCTACGAGGTTCCGTGTGTGCTGGACCTGAAGATGGGGACCCGGCAGCACGGCGACGACGCGTCTGAGGAGAAGAAGGCAAATCAGATCCGCAAGTGTCAGCAGAGCACCTCAGCTGTGATTGGAGTGCGAGTCTGTGGCATGCAG GTCTACCAGGCAGGCACTGGCCAGCTGATGTTCATGAACAAATACCATGGAAGAAAACTCTCAGTCCAAGGATTCAAAGAAGCACTTTACCAGTTCTTTCATAACGGCAAATACCTGCGCAGGGAACTCTTTGAGTCCGTTATTAAAAAACTTACTGAACTCAAGTCTGTGCTGGAGAAACAGGAGTCTTACCGCTTCTATTCCAGCTCCTTGCTGATCATTTATGATgggaaggaaaggcaggaagTTGCCGTTGACTCGGACCCCGAGGACCTAGAGGACCTTTCAGAGGAATCTTCAGATGAGTCAGCAGGAGCCTATGCCTACAAACCAACTGCCAGTACTGTCGATGTCCGCATGATAGACTTTGCCCACACAACCTGCAAGTACTATGGTGAAGATAGTGTGGTGCATGAGGGCCAAGACACAGGTTATGTTTTTGGACTCCAGAATTTAATAGatattattaaagaaataagAGACGAAAGTAGCGAATAA